A genomic window from Cloacibacillus evryensis DSM 19522 includes:
- a CDS encoding glycine betaine ABC transporter substrate-binding protein, whose product MTKKGRNILLAAAAVLAVAGLFTAFGQKETEKTVITASANNWDSQNLHNAIAKLVVEHAYDGYEFGTSAASSTMNWQSLLAGEVDLDIESWTFNVPSYPDDIARGDIVDLGTLVPDSKQGLYVPRYVIEGDPARGIKALASGLKSVADLVKYWQVFPDDEKAGRGRIYGSLPGWMADEILYKKYEAYGLNKHYEYVRLGDESTLFASLTSAYNQGLPWVGYCYEPTAVTGRLDLVLLDDRPYDAALYLKGECAFPDQELKIVASKKFLTKAPELAEFFKKYKTGSSLISKALAHLDETQDGIDQTAVWLLKGNDELLEQWLPAENAKKLRDYLKTLD is encoded by the coding sequence TTTGGCCAAAAGGAGACGGAGAAGACCGTAATTACGGCGAGCGCGAACAATTGGGACAGTCAGAATCTCCACAACGCGATAGCGAAACTTGTGGTCGAGCATGCCTATGACGGCTACGAATTTGGAACGTCGGCCGCCTCTTCAACGATGAACTGGCAGTCGCTGCTCGCGGGGGAGGTCGATCTCGATATCGAAAGCTGGACCTTCAACGTACCCTCATATCCCGACGATATCGCGCGCGGCGATATCGTCGACCTTGGAACGCTGGTCCCCGACAGCAAACAGGGACTTTATGTGCCGCGCTATGTGATAGAGGGAGACCCCGCCCGCGGCATCAAAGCGCTGGCTTCGGGGCTAAAGAGCGTCGCGGACCTCGTAAAATACTGGCAGGTATTCCCTGATGATGAAAAAGCGGGGCGCGGACGCATCTACGGTTCCCTGCCCGGCTGGATGGCGGATGAGATCCTCTACAAAAAGTATGAGGCCTACGGCCTGAATAAACATTATGAATATGTGCGGCTTGGAGACGAATCAACGCTCTTCGCCTCGCTGACCTCGGCCTATAACCAGGGGCTCCCCTGGGTCGGATACTGCTACGAGCCGACGGCGGTCACCGGCAGGCTGGACCTCGTGCTGCTGGACGACCGGCCTTACGACGCGGCGCTTTATCTCAAAGGAGAATGCGCCTTTCCCGATCAGGAGCTGAAGATCGTCGCAAGCAAAAAGTTTCTCACCAAGGCTCCGGAACTGGCAGAGTTCTTTAAAAAGTACAAAACGGGCAGCAGCCTGATATCAAAGGCGCTCGCGCATCTCGACGAGACGCAGGACGGCATAGACCAGACCGCGGTGTGGCTCCTCAAGGGCAATGACGAACTGCTGGAGCAGTGGCTGCCGGCGGAAAATGCGAAGAAGCTGCGTGATTACCTGAAGACACTTGATTGA
- a CDS encoding ABC transporter permease: MDFVQQYILNFPQSWQFKAGKVIDAMVMEFARDHRSGLELIKSGIIFMINCVRWFLSSVPWVVIVLFVALLSWYLMKKWYVGALYGAMLIFIGSCGLWNEMIETLSIVVMGVAVCVVLGFPLGVFLAVNPRANRIVRPILDTMQTMPSWVYLVPAVLLFQVGMTPALIATATYAIVPMVRMTSHGLIYVDKEMLEASYAFGSTKIQTLMKVQIPQAKPTIMAGVNQTIMMAMSMVVTCALIGAKGLGMEILIATNRVEVGRALFPGICIVMLAIILDRLTQVAVKRQDVLGEEADG; encoded by the coding sequence ATGGACTTCGTACAGCAGTATATACTGAACTTTCCGCAGAGCTGGCAGTTTAAGGCCGGCAAGGTGATCGATGCCATGGTGATGGAGTTCGCCCGTGACCACCGAAGCGGACTGGAACTCATAAAATCAGGGATCATCTTTATGATCAACTGCGTCAGGTGGTTTCTCTCCTCTGTTCCTTGGGTGGTGATTGTGCTCTTTGTCGCGCTGCTCTCGTGGTACTTGATGAAAAAGTGGTATGTGGGGGCGTTATACGGCGCGATGCTCATCTTTATCGGCAGCTGCGGGCTCTGGAACGAGATGATAGAGACGCTCAGCATTGTGGTCATGGGGGTGGCCGTCTGCGTCGTGCTCGGTTTTCCGCTGGGGGTCTTTCTCGCCGTCAACCCGCGGGCCAACAGGATAGTGCGTCCCATTCTCGACACGATGCAGACGATGCCCTCGTGGGTCTACCTGGTGCCGGCGGTGCTGCTTTTTCAGGTGGGGATGACGCCGGCGCTGATCGCGACGGCGACCTACGCGATCGTTCCGATGGTGCGCATGACGAGCCACGGGCTGATATATGTCGATAAGGAGATGCTTGAGGCCTCCTATGCCTTTGGTTCGACGAAGATTCAGACGCTCATGAAGGTGCAGATACCGCAGGCGAAGCCGACCATCATGGCCGGTGTCAACCAGACGATCATGATGGCGATGTCGATGGTCGTCACCTGCGCCCTCATCGGCGCGAAGGGGCTGGGCATGGAAATACTCATCGCCACGAACCGTGTGGAGGTCGGCCGGGCGCTCTTCCCCGGCATCTGCATCGTCATGCTCGCGATAATTCTTGACCGGCTGACGCAGGTCGCCGTCAAACGTCAGGACGTTTTGGGGGAAGAGGCCGATGGTTAG
- a CDS encoding quaternary amine ABC transporter ATP-binding protein, translating to MVSPEIILEARSLSVIYGSSKREAVRMMEEGSDKAGVYSKTGATVALWDVNFQVKRGELFVIIGLSGSGKSTLVRCFNQLLRPTSGHVLFEGREIDSMKKKELLDFRRDKVSMVFQHFGLFTHRSVMDNVAYGLEVRGIPPEERRAKALEFIRMVGLDGWEDKAISSLSGGMKQRVGIARALANDPEVLLMDEPFSALDPIVRREIQFEFLQIQRKLNKTVLFITHDIDEAFKLGDTVAIMRDGRIIQVDTPEEMSANPADDYVRAFIEGADRSQVLTAKNIMTVPACLIRARNDPAGAIREMSHGNLSSAYVVDDRMRLVGVIPMDAALKCLRDKTPLSEAIEREPVTTTEDTLLSDIIPLAAGTRYPIAVVDSDGVLKGIVSRAAVLSSLV from the coding sequence ATGGTTAGTCCGGAGATCATCCTCGAGGCCCGCAGCCTTTCTGTCATCTACGGCTCTTCGAAGAGGGAAGCAGTGCGGATGATGGAGGAGGGCTCCGATAAGGCCGGGGTATACTCCAAGACCGGTGCCACCGTCGCGCTGTGGGACGTGAACTTTCAGGTGAAGCGCGGAGAGCTTTTCGTCATCATCGGTCTCTCCGGCTCCGGGAAGTCGACGCTTGTGCGCTGCTTCAATCAGCTTCTCCGTCCGACCTCGGGACATGTCCTCTTTGAGGGAAGAGAGATAGATTCAATGAAGAAAAAAGAGCTGCTGGATTTTCGGCGCGACAAGGTCTCGATGGTCTTTCAGCACTTCGGCCTCTTCACGCACCGTTCCGTGATGGATAATGTCGCCTACGGCCTTGAGGTGCGCGGCATCCCGCCGGAGGAGAGGCGCGCCAAGGCGCTGGAATTTATCCGCATGGTCGGCCTCGACGGCTGGGAGGACAAGGCGATCTCAAGCCTTTCGGGGGGTATGAAGCAGCGCGTCGGCATCGCCCGCGCGCTGGCGAACGACCCGGAGGTCCTGCTGATGGACGAACCCTTCTCGGCGCTCGACCCTATCGTGCGCCGCGAGATACAGTTTGAATTTCTCCAGATACAGCGGAAGCTCAATAAGACCGTCCTCTTCATTACGCACGACATCGACGAGGCCTTCAAGCTCGGAGATACCGTCGCGATCATGAGGGACGGCAGGATAATTCAGGTCGATACCCCAGAGGAGATGTCCGCCAATCCGGCCGACGATTATGTGCGCGCCTTCATCGAAGGAGCCGACCGTTCGCAGGTGCTAACGGCGAAGAACATTATGACGGTGCCCGCCTGCCTGATCCGCGCGAGAAACGACCCCGCCGGCGCCATCCGCGAGATGAGCCACGGCAACCTTTCCAGCGCCTACGTCGTGGACGACAGGATGCGGCTCGTGGGAGTGATCCCGATGGACGCGGCGCTGAAATGTCTGCGGGACAAGACGCCGCTCTCCGAGGCTATCGAGCGGGAACCGGTGACGACGACGGAGGACACCCTGCTGAGCGACATCATCCCTCTCGCCGCGGGCACCCGTTATCCGATCGCGGTCGTTGATTCCGACGGAGTGCTGAAGGGCATCGTGAGCCGCGCAGCGGTGCTCTCTTCTTTGGTATGA
- a CDS encoding TrkA C-terminal domain-containing protein has product MTEEDVPVSSPRYRQVAVDIAAKIVNRQYRVGERIYARSLIASTYSVSPETARRAIAVLADLGIVEATKGSGVHIISYDNAMKFLRQSKDYKTLSGYRHSIKKMAEEVFSQCGKLKDEIESLVSHAEQFRSSNPFTPYEATVQEGAPCTGRSLSDLKFWQNTGATIVAIGRGGACMLSPGPHMSLREGDVLYYVGDERCIDRVLHLTKGELSLSNANM; this is encoded by the coding sequence ATGACAGAGGAAGATGTCCCGGTAAGCAGTCCCCGTTACAGACAGGTCGCGGTGGATATCGCGGCAAAGATCGTAAACCGCCAATACAGGGTCGGGGAGCGGATATATGCCCGTTCGCTCATTGCGAGCACCTATTCCGTCTCGCCGGAGACGGCGAGGCGGGCTATCGCCGTACTGGCCGATCTCGGCATTGTCGAGGCGACCAAGGGCAGCGGCGTACATATCATCTCCTATGACAACGCCATGAAGTTTCTCCGGCAGTCCAAAGACTATAAGACCCTGTCGGGGTACAGGCACAGCATTAAAAAAATGGCCGAAGAGGTATTCAGCCAGTGCGGGAAACTGAAGGACGAGATAGAGAGTCTGGTGAGCCACGCGGAGCAGTTCCGTTCCAGCAACCCCTTCACCCCCTATGAGGCCACGGTGCAGGAGGGGGCGCCATGTACGGGGCGGAGCCTCTCCGACCTGAAATTCTGGCAGAACACCGGCGCGACGATAGTCGCTATCGGGCGGGGCGGCGCCTGTATGCTCTCCCCGGGGCCGCACATGAGCCTTCGCGAGGGGGACGTCCTCTATTATGTGGGGGATGAGCGTTGTATCGACCGGGTGCTGCACCTGACAAAAGGCGAACT